From a single Asticcacaulis sp. MM231 genomic region:
- a CDS encoding phosphatidylinositol-specific phospholipase C1-like protein, translated as MRHPLFLLLGLMAQSAVAQPLEFAAPKGLHMNDLQVVGTHNSYKVAIPALELAMIRAKSEDGAKSLDYGHLPLAQQLNLGMRQLEIDFLYDPEGGRYAHPLLPQKSGAAYDATGMDKPGFKVLHMPDVDVRSHCATFILCLTQIRDWSDDHPDHVPILIMMNAKDGKASTDGGVTPLPYDAAAFDALDAEIRSVFGPDKLITPDDVRGTAKTLRGGVLAGGWPTLQAARGKVFFALDEGPAKVAVYMRGHASLEGLPIFVNAISEEADHAAYLTLNDPVKQFDRIQADVRAGFIVRTRADNSTTEARSNDHTRFEKALASGAQYISTDYPTPRTDFSPYTIALPADAPARRNPLR; from the coding sequence ATGCGCCACCCTCTTTTCTTGCTTCTTGGTCTCATGGCTCAATCCGCCGTGGCGCAGCCTCTGGAGTTCGCAGCCCCCAAAGGCCTGCACATGAACGATCTGCAAGTGGTCGGGACGCACAACAGCTACAAGGTAGCTATCCCCGCACTCGAACTGGCGATGATCCGTGCCAAATCCGAGGATGGCGCCAAATCGCTCGATTACGGACACCTGCCACTGGCGCAACAGCTTAATCTCGGCATGCGCCAACTCGAAATCGACTTCCTTTATGACCCCGAAGGTGGCCGTTACGCCCACCCGCTTCTGCCGCAAAAGAGCGGTGCGGCCTATGATGCCACCGGCATGGATAAGCCGGGCTTCAAGGTTCTCCATATGCCCGACGTCGATGTGCGCAGCCATTGCGCCACCTTCATCCTCTGCCTGACGCAGATCCGCGACTGGTCGGATGATCACCCGGATCATGTGCCGATCCTGATCATGATGAACGCTAAGGACGGCAAGGCCAGCACGGACGGCGGCGTCACGCCCCTGCCCTATGACGCCGCCGCCTTCGATGCGCTTGATGCGGAAATCCGTTCGGTTTTCGGTCCTGACAAGCTGATCACGCCCGATGATGTACGTGGCACGGCCAAAACCCTGCGCGGCGGTGTTCTGGCCGGCGGTTGGCCCACGCTGCAAGCAGCGCGCGGCAAGGTCTTCTTCGCGCTCGATGAAGGCCCGGCCAAGGTGGCAGTCTATATGCGGGGCCATGCCTCGCTCGAAGGGCTACCGATCTTCGTCAACGCCATCAGCGAGGAGGCCGATCACGCCGCTTACCTCACGCTCAATGATCCGGTGAAACAGTTCGACCGCATTCAGGCCGACGTCAGGGCCGGCTTTATCGTCCGCACGCGCGCTGACAATTCCACCACCGAGGCCCGCAGCAACGACCATACCCGCTTTGAAAAGGCGCTGGCCTCGGGCGCGCAGTATATCTCAACCGACTACCCGACCCCGCGCACCGACTTCAGCCCCTACACCATCGCCTTGCCAGCCGATGCCCCGGCCAGACGCAATCCGCTGCGCTAA
- a CDS encoding phosphoesterase, which translates to MSRLMIALLGASLMAMTAHAEERQWLAGDHHVHSRYSGRYKDGVYTLGTDGIYPMARNAEMARTYGLSWMAAIDHGGLNLSKQRFEQAWPELAAARVSVPEVIQFYGMELDTPGGDHASLIMPLDNRERETLRHLESAYAKDEVDDPARDTTAKMLDMLHEMRTLTPEALVIANHPSRSANGLTDYNGHTPAELRAWNDTAPEIAVGMEGAPGHQGTSLKPGVTQETLRKRGYYVKSPTFGGFDAMTATVGGVWDGLLGEGRRFWITASSDSHRNIADGGEDFWPGQYAKTWVLARRTPQDILDGLRHGRVFLTTGDLVSELDMDVSGADIGGTAKVKPSQTVTVKVRLRDPAGSNANGDKAALKRIDLIMGDITGKPADSHPTTRVVRRFTSADWQQNGEIITLSYSFTASRSVYIRLRGTSTDELEPKEDPIGENPWPDLWVYANPVFIEVK; encoded by the coding sequence ATGTCCCGTTTGATGATCGCGCTGCTGGGCGCTTCCCTGATGGCCATGACGGCCCACGCTGAAGAGCGCCAATGGCTGGCCGGCGATCACCACGTCCACAGCCGCTATTCCGGCCGCTACAAAGACGGCGTCTACACACTGGGCACCGATGGCATCTATCCCATGGCCAGGAATGCCGAGATGGCGCGCACCTATGGCCTGTCATGGATGGCGGCGATCGATCACGGCGGCCTTAACCTGTCCAAGCAGCGCTTCGAACAGGCCTGGCCGGAACTGGCGGCGGCACGGGTCTCCGTGCCTGAGGTCATCCAGTTCTACGGCATGGAACTGGACACACCCGGTGGTGACCATGCCAGCCTAATCATGCCGCTGGACAACCGCGAGCGCGAGACCTTACGCCATCTGGAGAGCGCCTACGCCAAGGACGAGGTCGATGATCCCGCGCGCGACACCACGGCGAAGATGCTCGACATGTTGCACGAGATGCGCACCCTGACGCCCGAAGCGCTGGTGATCGCCAACCATCCGTCGCGTTCCGCCAATGGACTGACCGACTATAACGGCCATACACCGGCTGAATTGCGTGCCTGGAACGATACGGCGCCAGAGATCGCCGTCGGCATGGAAGGCGCACCCGGCCATCAGGGCACATCGCTCAAACCGGGTGTCACGCAGGAAACCCTGCGCAAACGCGGCTACTACGTCAAATCACCGACCTTCGGCGGCTTCGATGCCATGACCGCCACAGTCGGTGGCGTCTGGGACGGTCTGCTGGGCGAAGGCCGACGCTTCTGGATCACCGCCTCGTCGGATTCGCACCGCAATATCGCCGATGGCGGCGAAGATTTCTGGCCCGGTCAATACGCCAAGACCTGGGTTCTGGCACGCCGCACGCCCCAGGATATTTTGGACGGTCTGCGGCATGGCCGGGTTTTCCTCACCACCGGCGATCTGGTCAGCGAACTGGATATGGACGTCTCCGGCGCCGATATCGGCGGCACGGCCAAGGTCAAGCCTAGCCAGACAGTAACGGTGAAGGTCCGCCTGCGCGATCCGGCCGGTAGCAACGCCAATGGTGATAAGGCGGCCCTGAAGCGCATCGACCTGATCATGGGCGATATCACCGGGAAGCCCGCTGACAGCCATCCGACCACCCGCGTGGTCAGGCGTTTTACGTCTGCCGACTGGCAACAGAACGGCGAGATCATCACGCTTAGCTACAGCTTCACGGCCAGCAGAAGCGTTTATATCCGCCTGCGCGGTACCTCGACCGACGAACTGGAACCAAAGGAAGATCCGATCGGCGAAAACCCGTGGCCCGACCTGTGGGTCTACGCCAATCCGGTGTTTATAGAGGTGAAATAG
- a CDS encoding aminotransferase class I/II-fold pyridoxal phosphate-dependent enzyme, with amino-acid sequence MQSDIDPFRAIEISRLAHSLKAEGRSIIHMEFGQPSTGAPQAAIKVAHEVLDTDGLGYWESPELKQRLVRHYLDTYGVSVEPEQFILTCGASPALVLALISSFSPGERVALARPGYVAYRNSLKALHLEPVEIPCDAAMRFQLTAESLAVLDPAPDGVIIASPANPTGTILPAGELAAIAEVCRARGIRIISDEIYHGLSYVGPAHSMLEYAPEALVVNSFSKYFSMVGWRLGWLLVPKDHVHRARAFVGNLFLTAPSLSQHAGVAALDSHDELQGHVAVYTRNRELLLAALPAMGLTTIAPPDGAFYVYASIARLTDDSLEFCKRLLLETGVATAPGVDFDPDEGRRFIRFSFAVSTPEIEEAIRRLKVYFTSINTGLA; translated from the coding sequence ATGCAAAGTGACATCGACCCGTTCCGCGCCATCGAGATCAGCCGTCTGGCCCACAGCCTGAAGGCCGAAGGCCGCTCGATCATTCATATGGAATTCGGCCAGCCCTCGACCGGCGCGCCGCAGGCCGCCATCAAGGTGGCGCATGAGGTGCTCGACACCGACGGTCTCGGCTACTGGGAAAGCCCGGAGCTAAAGCAGCGGCTGGTGCGGCATTATCTTGATACCTACGGCGTCAGCGTCGAGCCCGAACAGTTCATCCTGACCTGCGGCGCGTCGCCGGCGCTGGTGCTGGCGCTGATTTCGAGTTTCTCACCCGGCGAGCGCGTCGCCTTGGCGCGTCCGGGCTATGTCGCCTACCGCAACTCACTCAAGGCGCTGCATCTGGAGCCGGTGGAAATCCCGTGCGATGCCGCCATGCGGTTTCAGCTTACCGCCGAAAGCCTCGCCGTGCTCGATCCGGCGCCGGATGGCGTAATCATAGCCAGTCCGGCCAACCCAACAGGCACTATTTTGCCGGCGGGTGAACTGGCGGCGATCGCCGAAGTCTGCCGTGCACGCGGCATCCGTATCATCTCCGATGAGATTTACCACGGTCTGAGCTATGTCGGACCGGCGCATTCCATGCTCGAATACGCGCCCGAAGCGCTGGTGGTCAACAGTTTCTCCAAATATTTCAGCATGGTGGGCTGGCGGTTGGGCTGGCTGCTGGTGCCGAAAGACCATGTGCATCGTGCCCGCGCCTTTGTCGGCAACCTGTTCCTGACCGCGCCCTCGCTCAGCCAGCACGCCGGTGTGGCGGCGCTCGATAGCCATGACGAACTGCAGGGGCATGTCGCCGTCTATACCCGTAACCGCGAGTTGTTGCTGGCGGCCCTGCCGGCGATGGGCCTGACCACTATCGCGCCGCCTGATGGCGCATTTTACGTCTATGCCAGCATTGCTCGCCTGACCGATGACAGTCTGGAATTCTGCAAGCGCTTGCTGCTGGAAACGGGCGTGGCCACCGCGCCCGGCGTCGATTTCGATCCGGACGAGGGCCGCCGCTTCATCCGCTTCAGCTTTGCGGTCTCGACGCCGGAGATCGAAGAGGCGATCCGCCGTCTGAAGGTCTATTTCACCTCTATAAACACCGGATTGGCGTAG
- the alr gene encoding alanine racemase, which yields MMQRRSFLAGVTGLTALTAVRAAAAPVLTANNSGLTLEQARRRNGWIEIDADAFEANIDTVNSLLGQVRLCAVMKADAYGNGIALLMPSIIKKQISDVAITSNDEARVARELGYQGRLIRVRTATPDEMEDGLPFAIEELIGNPDSAAFLQALAKKQTRPTSLPVHLALNSGGMSRNGVELSTDYGQKDARTITSCDKLRIAGAMTHYPSEDAADILGQLQHYHADLAWLNAQGVKSGKLIRHTANSFATLEHRDTWLDMVRVGGLLYGDPGSVKTNAYLPTMTIKSRVAAINHYPAGQTVNYDRTYRLERESWLANIPLGYSDGYRRGFSHANRAEFPAEGRNHTEVLIGGRRFPVVGRVTMNTMMVDVTDRPNALHLDDEVVLFGAQGHERITQAEFEANGSAYGPEMLGILGAALPRVLKPSALAKDDTRPAT from the coding sequence ATGATGCAGAGGCGATCCTTTCTGGCGGGGGTGACGGGGCTCACTGCGCTCACGGCGGTGCGGGCCGCTGCCGCCCCGGTTCTCACTGCCAACAATTCTGGCCTGACCCTCGAACAGGCCAGGCGCCGGAACGGCTGGATTGAAATCGACGCCGATGCGTTCGAGGCCAATATCGACACTGTTAATAGCTTGCTCGGTCAGGTGCGCCTTTGCGCCGTCATGAAGGCGGATGCCTATGGCAACGGTATCGCGCTTTTGATGCCATCCATCATTAAGAAGCAGATCAGCGATGTCGCCATCACGTCCAATGATGAGGCGCGGGTTGCCCGCGAACTCGGCTATCAGGGCCGTCTGATCCGGGTCCGCACGGCAACACCTGACGAAATGGAGGATGGACTGCCCTTCGCCATTGAAGAGTTGATCGGCAATCCTGATTCCGCCGCCTTCCTACAGGCCCTGGCGAAAAAGCAGACCAGGCCAACCAGCCTGCCGGTACATCTGGCGCTGAACAGCGGTGGTATGTCACGAAACGGCGTTGAGCTTTCCACGGACTATGGCCAGAAGGATGCACGGACCATCACCTCATGCGACAAACTTCGGATAGCGGGCGCCATGACCCACTATCCCAGTGAGGACGCTGCCGACATTCTTGGTCAGTTGCAACATTATCATGCTGATCTCGCCTGGCTGAACGCTCAGGGCGTGAAATCCGGCAAGCTGATACGCCACACGGCGAACAGCTTTGCGACTCTGGAGCACCGGGACACATGGCTGGACATGGTGCGCGTCGGCGGGCTTCTCTACGGCGATCCCGGTTCTGTAAAGACAAATGCCTACCTCCCCACCATGACGATCAAGTCACGGGTTGCCGCGATCAACCATTATCCGGCAGGCCAGACGGTCAACTATGACCGCACCTATCGGCTGGAACGGGAAAGCTGGCTCGCCAATATTCCGCTCGGTTATTCGGACGGCTACCGGCGCGGTTTCAGCCATGCCAACAGGGCCGAATTTCCTGCCGAAGGCCGGAACCACACCGAGGTGCTGATCGGCGGCCGGCGCTTCCCCGTGGTTGGACGGGTGACAATGAACACCATGATGGTCGATGTGACCGACAGACCGAATGCGCTGCATCTGGACGATGAGGTCGTGCTCTTCGGCGCGCAAGGCCACGAGCGCATCACCCAGGCTGAATTCGAAGCCAACGGTTCGGCCTATGGCCCTGAGATGCTGGGCATATTGGGCGCCGCCCTGCCCCGTGTGCTTAAACCAAGTGCGCTTGCCAAAGACGACACACGACCTGCCACTTGA
- a CDS encoding TonB-dependent receptor, producing MSNHNKWLLTGVALGAMSLSMLTTATQAQETETAVSAPADEVIQEVVVRGFRKSLGMARKLKKEFNITADSIVAEDMAKFPDLNLAESLQRLPGVAINREGGEGRRVSLRGLGPDFTRVQLNGMEVLGNVDSPMDSRGQTSRDRAFDFNIFASDLFSRVDVNKSFSAEQDEGGMAGTVGLYTSKPFNYRGQKAAFSLQGGTNSATKDFQPRVAGMYSYNWDDKFGVLVSLAYGKRKTEEQGYNTYGAGTQKATAANVANLSAADQAKAMNGELIFQRGNRLSVWGSDQERLGLTTALQWRPVESLTLTLDALYGKFTNDRSENHLATRGSVGSTILGTSMAHSGKKASDFAPPSLVSIQYDKNNSVIYADVNNTVFATETRRQETENTFNQVVLTGEWKPTDKLTIEGHIGKETSDYDIPISDKFYTEAFGGLITDYRVSPYEAHNTYKWDTTDPNNYRAHEIDFSATYQTTELENAELNGAYAFNDNLTLKAGASFRGFINSGYQQATDDLLKTEWEKGTVDDHVTDYYKVFNQHDDQSWLIVDWDKALAHYNVTRTLGAPKAIYEVKEDTTAGYIQLDWKASLFGKPVRGNIGARSYDTELTSSGTMAVKGINTPTTATKTYSGVLPAFNAVLEVSDNFQIRAAAAQNINRPSLAAYAMNGSVSVDNGYVKVSTGNPNLNPYTSDEFDLSGEWYFGRVGMLTAGVFHKSIDGLVVSRTDYDVSYASTGLQEGLYEGVTASTNVDEYVRSVNLNSAKLNGLELSAQTEFFFLPAPFNNLGVVANATFIDSETMNVVNNKNVKSPIYGMSDVNHNVTLYYETSTWGARVSSNFRSDYTIDSGGFNSTQYIDAAAFYQVTPKIRLTIDAINLTDEREEQYNSFNNGYGEAGARRLWNSTTSGRTVFVGANLQF from the coding sequence ATGTCAAATCATAACAAATGGCTTCTGACGGGCGTGGCCCTCGGCGCCATGAGCCTGTCCATGCTGACCACCGCCACCCAGGCGCAGGAGACTGAAACCGCCGTCTCGGCTCCCGCCGATGAGGTCATCCAGGAAGTCGTGGTGCGCGGCTTCCGCAAGTCGCTTGGCATGGCGCGCAAACTCAAGAAAGAGTTCAACATCACCGCCGACAGCATCGTTGCGGAAGACATGGCCAAGTTCCCTGATCTGAACCTGGCGGAATCGCTGCAACGCCTGCCGGGCGTGGCGATCAACCGTGAAGGCGGCGAAGGCCGCCGCGTGTCCTTGCGCGGTCTCGGTCCTGATTTCACCCGCGTGCAACTGAACGGCATGGAAGTGCTGGGGAATGTCGACTCGCCGATGGACAGCCGCGGCCAGACCTCGCGCGATCGCGCTTTCGATTTCAACATCTTCGCCTCTGATCTGTTCAGCCGCGTTGACGTCAACAAGTCGTTCTCGGCCGAGCAGGACGAAGGCGGTATGGCGGGCACAGTCGGCCTCTATACGTCTAAGCCTTTCAACTACAGGGGCCAGAAGGCGGCCTTCTCGCTGCAAGGCGGCACCAACTCGGCCACCAAGGATTTCCAACCGCGCGTCGCCGGCATGTATTCCTATAACTGGGATGACAAGTTCGGCGTCCTCGTTTCGCTCGCCTACGGCAAGCGCAAGACCGAAGAGCAGGGCTATAACACCTATGGCGCCGGCACCCAGAAAGCCACAGCCGCCAACGTCGCCAATCTAAGCGCGGCCGATCAGGCCAAGGCGATGAATGGCGAACTGATCTTCCAGCGCGGCAACCGTCTGTCGGTCTGGGGTTCCGATCAGGAGCGCCTCGGCCTGACCACGGCCCTGCAATGGCGTCCAGTCGAGAGCCTGACCCTGACGCTCGATGCGCTCTACGGCAAGTTCACCAATGACCGTAGTGAAAACCATCTGGCGACGCGTGGTTCGGTCGGCTCGACCATCCTCGGCACGTCGATGGCGCATTCCGGTAAGAAGGCCTCGGATTTCGCCCCGCCGAGCCTGGTGTCGATCCAGTATGATAAGAACAATTCGGTCATCTATGCCGATGTCAACAACACCGTCTTCGCCACCGAAACCCGCCGTCAGGAAACCGAAAACACCTTTAATCAGGTGGTGCTGACCGGTGAGTGGAAGCCGACCGACAAACTGACCATAGAAGGTCATATCGGCAAGGAAACCTCCGACTACGATATCCCCATCTCGGACAAGTTCTATACCGAAGCGTTCGGTGGCCTAATCACCGATTATCGCGTCAGCCCTTATGAAGCGCACAATACCTACAAGTGGGACACGACCGACCCGAACAACTACCGCGCCCACGAAATCGACTTCTCGGCCACTTACCAGACGACAGAACTGGAAAACGCCGAGCTTAACGGCGCCTATGCCTTCAATGACAACCTGACCCTGAAGGCAGGTGCATCCTTCCGCGGCTTCATTAATTCGGGCTACCAGCAGGCCACGGACGACCTTCTGAAGACCGAGTGGGAAAAGGGCACGGTCGATGATCACGTCACTGATTACTACAAGGTCTTCAATCAGCATGATGATCAGTCGTGGCTGATCGTCGATTGGGATAAGGCGCTGGCGCATTACAACGTTACGCGCACGCTCGGCGCGCCGAAAGCCATCTATGAAGTCAAGGAAGATACGACTGCTGGCTATATCCAGCTCGACTGGAAGGCTTCGCTGTTCGGTAAGCCGGTGCGCGGCAATATTGGTGCGCGCAGCTATGATACCGAACTGACGTCATCGGGTACCATGGCCGTCAAGGGCATCAACACGCCGACCACGGCCACCAAGACCTATTCGGGCGTTTTGCCGGCCTTCAACGCTGTTCTGGAAGTAAGCGATAACTTCCAGATCCGTGCCGCTGCCGCGCAAAACATCAATCGTCCGTCGCTGGCCGCCTACGCCATGAACGGCTCGGTGTCCGTCGATAACGGTTACGTCAAGGTTTCGACCGGCAATCCGAACCTCAACCCCTACACCTCGGACGAGTTCGACCTGTCGGGTGAGTGGTACTTCGGTCGCGTTGGTATGCTGACGGCGGGTGTGTTCCACAAAAGCATCGACGGTTTGGTTGTCAGCCGCACCGATTATGACGTGTCCTATGCCAGCACGGGCTTGCAGGAAGGTCTTTATGAGGGGGTTACGGCCTCGACCAATGTCGATGAGTATGTCCGCTCCGTCAACCTGAATAGCGCCAAGCTGAATGGCCTGGAACTCAGCGCCCAGACCGAATTCTTCTTCCTGCCGGCGCCGTTCAACAATTTAGGCGTTGTGGCCAATGCCACCTTCATCGACTCCGAGACGATGAACGTGGTCAACAACAAGAACGTCAAGAGCCCGATCTATGGCATGTCTGACGTCAACCATAACGTAACGCTCTATTATGAAACCTCGACATGGGGCGCGCGCGTATCGTCGAACTTCCGCTCGGACTACACGATCGACAGCGGAGGTTTCAACTCGACCCAGTATATCGACGCCGCCGCCTTCTATCAGGTCACGCCGAAGATCCGCCTGACCATCGACGCGATCAACCTGACGGACGAGCGCGAAGAGCAGTATAACAGCTTCAACAACGGTTATGGCGAAGCCGGCGCCCGTCGCCTGTGGAATTCCACCACCAGCGGACGCACCGTCTTTGTCGGAGCGAACCTGCAGTTCTAA
- a CDS encoding DUF6880 family protein encodes MASKTTLNAKNLEALGAAHLAELLMDISEGNANAKRRLRLELAGSESPGKLTNEIRKRLMAIGAATANVGWRSLKGFRGDLNTQRRLISEQVQTASPQDAAELMWQFIALGDAVIERTSDASGGVVEIFQEACQNIGTIVSGDKADIESLLHQIALSQINNTYGQNDQIIALLAPNLDRDQLMQLRDRIMTAAREPLATSTAKPRTAKRWRKRVLAASESLRKRTRAESVRVALLAIADAAGDVDAFIALMSDAYVPATAAQIANRLLKAERPHDALKALDGARQGRGLPPAEWIEARLQTLEVLDYKDEAQVLRLEQFRQTLDSGYLRAYLKRLPDFDDIEAEDEALDGAKAFPDANAALDLLVRWPSLERAAQLVINRLSEIDGNSAEAVTFAADRLSSRYPLAALLLHRQIVEASLISFSEPAHTAAGLTYLEAESLARHVDDFGRFDTHETWLKKLGNLYGRRTAFWKALP; translated from the coding sequence ATGGCCTCCAAAACCACGCTCAACGCCAAAAACCTTGAAGCGCTCGGCGCCGCTCACCTTGCCGAGCTTCTGATGGATATCAGCGAGGGCAATGCCAATGCCAAACGGCGGCTGCGCCTCGAACTGGCCGGCAGCGAAAGCCCTGGCAAGCTGACCAACGAGATCCGCAAACGTCTGATGGCCATAGGCGCAGCCACCGCCAATGTCGGCTGGCGCAGCCTGAAAGGCTTTCGCGGTGACCTAAACACGCAGCGCCGGTTGATTTCCGAGCAGGTGCAGACCGCCTCGCCCCAGGACGCCGCCGAGTTGATGTGGCAGTTTATCGCTCTGGGCGATGCAGTGATCGAGCGCACCAGCGATGCCTCAGGTGGCGTGGTCGAGATATTCCAGGAGGCCTGCCAGAATATAGGCACCATTGTTTCTGGCGATAAGGCCGATATCGAAAGCCTGCTGCATCAGATCGCGTTGTCCCAGATAAACAACACCTACGGCCAGAACGATCAGATCATTGCCCTGCTGGCGCCGAACCTTGACCGCGACCAACTCATGCAACTGCGCGACAGGATCATGACGGCAGCCAGGGAGCCCTTAGCGACGTCCACCGCAAAACCAAGAACGGCCAAGCGCTGGCGCAAGCGTGTGCTGGCCGCGTCGGAAAGCCTGCGCAAACGGACACGCGCCGAATCCGTGCGTGTTGCCCTGCTGGCTATCGCCGACGCGGCGGGCGATGTCGACGCCTTCATCGCCCTAATGAGCGATGCCTATGTGCCAGCTACTGCCGCGCAGATTGCTAACCGTCTGCTGAAAGCCGAACGTCCGCACGACGCGCTCAAAGCGTTAGATGGCGCACGACAAGGTCGCGGTCTGCCGCCGGCCGAATGGATAGAAGCACGTCTGCAAACCCTGGAGGTGCTGGACTACAAAGATGAGGCGCAAGTCTTGCGGCTGGAGCAATTCCGCCAGACGCTCGACAGCGGTTACCTGCGCGCCTACCTGAAACGCCTGCCCGATTTCGATGATATCGAAGCTGAGGATGAAGCGCTTGACGGGGCGAAGGCGTTCCCTGACGCCAATGCCGCGCTTGATCTGCTGGTGCGCTGGCCCTCGCTGGAACGCGCGGCGCAACTCGTGATCAATCGCCTATCCGAGATAGACGGTAACAGCGCAGAAGCCGTGACCTTTGCCGCCGACCGTTTGTCGTCACGCTATCCGCTGGCCGCCCTGCTGCTGCACCGGCAGATCGTCGAAGCCAGTCTGATATCGTTCAGCGAACCGGCCCACACCGCCGCCGGCCTCACCTATCTGGAGGCTGAAAGCCTGGCGCGTCATGTCGATGATTTCGGACGTTTTGATACGCACGAGACATGGTTGAAAAAACTCGGCAACCTCTATGGACGTCGCACCGCTTTCTGGAAAGCACTGCCCTGA